The following are from one region of the Mixophyes fleayi isolate aMixFle1 chromosome 7, aMixFle1.hap1, whole genome shotgun sequence genome:
- the LOC142098159 gene encoding taste receptor type 2 member 9-like — translation MGLDNIIIPAFVEGFLVILMAEILIGISTNGFIVFVNVRDWLRGQSLNSSDQLVVSLAVSNACFSCVNGASIVCSIFFTNIFLVDYVFYILYFIMSYTIFSSSWLSASLCLFFCLKIINFQHGCLAWLKTNIVTVVPWLILLSQVLSFSCCLPLLFTFTKVFAPNSTAQIGTNETSKVVIGYQINTFYNLFSLLMNCFVPFLMVMITTGRIIASLWKHARHMRQNMEDDHGPSVKAHQGAARTMMSLLILYLIFYVVELGLGFLSMLSPIYWVCFVLIVSFPTIQSFILIVGNVKLKHICLKLLKNCRKKH, via the coding sequence ATGGGTTTAGACAACATTATCATTCCTGCATTTGTTGAAGGATTTCTTGTCATCCTTATGGCCGAGATCCTTATTGGAATATCTACCAATGGCTTCATTGTATTTGTCAATGTCCGGGACTGGTTGAGAGGTCAGAGCCTGAACTCTAGTGACCAGTTGGTGGTTTCTCTGGCTGTCTCAAACGCTTGCTTCTCTTGTGTAAATGGTGCCAGCATTGTCTGCTCCATATTTTTCACCAATATTTTCCTTGTGGattatgttttttacattttgtatttcatAATGTCATACACAATATTCTCCAGTTCTTGGCTTTCTGCCTCGCTGTGCTTATTCTTCTGTTTGAAAATCATTAACTTCCAGCATGGATGTTTGGCATGGCTGAAGACGAACATTGTAACTGTGGTCCCATGGCTGATTCTGTTGTCCCAAGTTCTCTCCTTCTCCTGCTGTCTccctttattatttacatttacaaaagTGTTTGCACCAAATTCCACAGCTCAGATCGGGACCAATGAGACTTCAAAGGTTGTTATTGGGTATCAAATTAATACTTTTTATAATTTGTTCTCACTGTTAATGAATTGTTTTGTCCCATTCCTGATGGTAATGATCACAACTGGTCGTATAATTGCATCACTATGGAAACACGCCCGTCATATGAGACAGAACATGGAGGATGATCATGGTCCAAGTGTGAAGGCTCACCAGGGGGCTGCCCGCACTATGATGTCTCTTCTTATCCTTTATCTCATATTTTACGTGGTAGAACTTGGGCTTGGGTTCCTATCAATGTTGAGTCCAATATACTGGGTTTGTTTTGTACTCATTGTTTCTTTCCCCACCATACAGTCGTTTATATTAATTGTGGGGAATGTCAAGTTGAAGCATATTTGCTTGAAACTACTGAAGAACTGTAGAAAGAAGCACTAG